The genomic interval cattagtgtttgttttttcacatatgatctttattatgttgaggtatgttccctgtaaacctactttgttggAGAGTGTTCATAAAGGACTGTTGTacttctcaaatgctttttgtgcacCTATAAAGGATCATATAGTACTTAtcctctcttttattaatgtgatgtatcacattgctTGATTTGGGAATATCGAACCATTCTTGAAACTCAGgaataagcaaaggaaacaatcaacaaaactcaaagacaATCTAtggcatgggagaagatatttgcaaatgacgtatctgataaaatatatctgatatccaaaatatataaagcacttatgGGAACTCagcactcaaaaaatgaatgatccaattaaaaaatgagcagaagacatgaacagacacttttccaaagaagacatacaggtggccaatagatacatgaaaagatgcgcaACATCAGCGATCAtgagagaaacacaaattaacactataatgagatatcacctcacacctgtcagaatgacaaaaatcaacaatacaagaagcaacagatgttagtgaggatgtggagaaaggggaatgttcttccactgttggtgggaatgcaaactggtgcagccactctggaaaataatatggagagtcctcaaaaagttaaaaatagaactacttatAATGCAgaaatcacactactaggtatttgcccaaaggatacaaaacacTCATTCAAAGGGGCACACGAGCCCTgaagtttattgcagcattatcaaTAACAGTCAAATTATGGAGACAGCCCAAGACTCCAACTGATGCATGGATCAAAAAGATTGATAAATATAtcggaatgttactcagccatcaaaaagaaagagatcttgccatttgcaacaaagtgggtggagctagagtatgttatgcgaagtgaaataagtcagagaaagacaaataccatatgatttcacttgtatgtggaatttaagaaacaaagcaaacaagcaaaagggaaaaaagagagaggtaaaccaagaaacaaactcttaactatagagaacaaactgatggttaccagaaaggaggttggtggggggaatgggtgaaataggtgatggggattaaggagtggaCTTGTGGTtatgagcaccaggtattgtaaggaagtgttgaatcactatattgtgtatacgcctgaagctaatattacactgtgtgttaactaattggaatttaaattaaaacttttttgaaaagaaagaaactttctgGACTTCACTGTCCTTGGGTGATAATGGGATTACCAACATTCCCACAGAACAATATGAGAGATGGAGTAAGGAGCTCTGTGTGAGGCCTTTCTGAGAAAATCAAAAGCATCACAGAGTTGCGAAGCATCATTATTGGGTTCATTAAGGCCTTGGGTTGTTTATCAGCATGTGGTTCCCCAAAGCCCCATTCCTTCCCGGGGTGACTAATTTTTGAGGTCTGCAGGGGATGCGGCACCGCAGTGGATAGAGTCCCACAAAAAGAGATGATCTCACATCTTTCTTATTCACTTTCTTATATATGACCCCTTCCGGGCTCTCTGGGGCCAGGGCCCGCATGATACGGCACCCTCTTCATTCCCTCCATCAGAAACCTGTCTGGCTCTGTACCTGTAACAAGGTGAGTGTTCTCCAGGGTCCTCCTTCTGTTCCCTAATAATAGGTAAGACACTTGAGTTGTTACCACGCAAGTCAAACCTCCTATTTCAAAGAGGTTATAGTAAAGAGAGTCTTGCCCGGGGTAACAAGTCAAGTGAGGGAAAGGGTTGCCACCCTCCTGTGCCAAAGCATTTTGCCAACACCTGTCATTCTTGGACAAAGCTTGccttctgtttttaattggagTGAGTATGAGGGCATTCATATAATCTAATCCCCCAGCTGGACCCGTTCCTTAGGAAGTAACCTTGGGCCAGACCCCTATCTCAGGTGGGCTGAGTGTCTTCATCATCAGGTGCATAAAGCTTTTAGTTGGAATATCGGAGTGGGGAGCAGTAAACACCCAGCAGGATAGCTTGGGGCTCACCCAAGAATGGTAATCTAGAAGGACCTCTTCAGTCGAGGTGACCATGATGATCCTGTTTAAGGTggacttctggggtgcctggatgtctcggttggctaagcgtccgacttcggctcaggtcatgatctcacagttcacgagttcaagcccctcgtcagactccgtgctgatagcccggagcctggagcctgcttcagattctgtctccctctctctctctgcccctccccgactcgcactctgtctctctctctcaaaaataaataaaaacataaaataaaaaggatggacTTCTTAGAGGCATAGACCAGTAGCCATCGTGTTACTGAGAGCAAGTGGGGCTGCCTGTCACCTGAAAGGTAAAGAGACAAGTTTTGACTGGAAAGAAATTTGAGCTTTACTCAGGAGCCTGGCCACCTGAGGAGAAGACAGACTCTCGTCCAAAGACCAACTCCCAGGTTTCTGCCTGGCCCAGAGGTTTATAAAGGGGTTTAAGGTGGTTAGTTAGCAAAAGGAGTGCAGTGGCCTACGACGTTTCTCCATCATGTGTAGACTATATGATGCCAGCTACAAATATGATCTCAGTGCTTGGGGGTTGTGCCAGGGAATCCGGTTCCTGTTTTGTGATGTGCAGGAGTACTGTGTTCTTTCTGCAAAGGAGAGCCCAGGTCTATAGATACACAAAAGGAGGTTAGTAAAATCATTTACGtgacctgaaaaagaaaattattttgctaaTAAAAGTGTTAGGCTATCAGAAAGCTAAGGAGGCTTCAAACAGACCTGCTGGCTTCTGTGGCCTGGGAAAGTTCTGGTCCTTCACTCCTCAAGGCCAGTGGGCaaatctctcagaaaataaattagtttacTACAGATAAAGGGCCTTAGGTCAGCGAGTAAGGAATACATTATCTGGGAGCAAGTTAACATTTACGACCAGCTAGAGTACTGTTACGATCGTAAAATCTCAGTGGTGGTAAGTCTCACCTCTACAGAGTGAGGGTTACCTGGCATCCCTGTGGGGTGTAGTCTTCTGGCCTACACTTATTTATTCATACGGTCTATCCCCTCCTAATTGCCAAATTCTTTGCAGCTGTTTTCAAGAAAAGACACTATGTCAGTGAAGGGATTATTGCGGTTCCCAATGCCCCATCTAGATAGAGGGAGTGGATGTTCTTACAACAGCAGTTCTGTGCCTTTTACTCAAACTTACACTTCCTTCAAATTCTATTAATTGTCCCCGGTCTCGCATAAATTCCATCTCATTCAAAAAGCCTTTCCCAACTACTACAACCCAATCTGATGCCTCCtttcattacaatttttttgATCTTATGGTCAGGGCTGCcaacttcattcatttatttatttcagaaatatcgAGCACCTCCTGTATGCAAAATGTGAGGATAGGCATAGAAACTGCAAAGCTGAGTGAAGCATAATATGCCCGGAAGCCACTTAAAGTAGGCAGAGGAGTAGAGAGGAGTCACTAGAGAGAAAATGCCATGCAAGAGAGTAACGGAAAGAATTGCCTTGAAGTACGCAGTTAGAATGTTACATGAGTTTCCTGGAGAGGAGCTTGAGATGGGGAAGGATCAGGAAAacttttacagaagagaaacattttagtTGAGTCTTCAAGGATTTCAGCAGTTGGAGTTAGCGAGATGACATTGCAGATAAAATGAACAGTTTGAGCAAAGATAGGGAAGTATGAGACGGAAGAATATGAGATCTTATAACGCAAGTTCAAGTAGATTCAAGAGGGCATTTGAGAGGCAGTTTAATTATTCTCCGATGATGTAATATGTGTGGACAGCTGTTTTGCTCTTATTGACATCAAATCACACAGTGTCTACTGAATGAGCCTAGGTCTATAATTAGATCTGCAGGGTGACTCAAGAGGAGCCGTGGATTTCTGAGCTAACAAAAGACCTTAGGAGACACTGCATCAAATTTCTCACCCACATGGAATCTTCTAAGCAGCATCCCCTAAAACTGACCGCCACCAACATATAAGGACCTAATTTGGATTCTGGCATTGAGGTTTTCATCAACCGTCCTTGCATGTCTGTAGCTGCTGGTCTGCCTTAACTGCACATATGAAACAAACACGTGTATAGAAAAGAAGATGTCTGCAGGGAGTCAGTTTCTGGCCAAGGGAGcatgaaatggaaaaagagagcAAGACGCCATTGGGGTGGTTTCCATGGACTGTTCAGAGACAAGGATGTTGCAAGATATTCTAAACTCCTGTAATTTTCCTaaatttgtcattgtttttatgcACTATCCATAATTATCAGAAAAACTCTTAACATGAGAAGGGACCAAGttcttatttttgacagaacAGGAATAAAGGGTGATGATTATGATGGTGGAGGGGAGGTTGTGATTGGGGGGCACTGTAGCCTGCCATCAGCCAGAGGAAGACCATGAGATACAGCACTGAAGAGGCATGGAAATCAGGCTGGTTTCCTTTGAGCAACATGGGATATCTTTGGGTAAATGGAAAGCAGAGGGCTGAGAGGCAGACTGTTGGTGTCTGAGAAGTGTCCTCACGCACCCGCACTCAGGAGAGACCTGAGGTTCTGCTACATTTGGTGACAAATTTAGAAAACCTGAACCAGGCAGACATATCAGAGAAAAGGCTCTCACAGGATAGGTGAGGGAGGAAAGATCCAGAATGAACTCTGTGGTTGGTAGAAAGCAGAACGAAGTGAGGCAGGTGCCGACTGTCTCCATGACCACAGAGTCTGCTTGTTGCCAAGCTCCCTACCACAGGTGTGTGAGCTTAAAAGCATGAGGTCTGAAAGGCACAGCCACCTGGTCTAGAGAATAAGTTTCTCAGAAGAGTATGCCCAGAGCAGTCCTAAAGAGAATTGCAGAGGACATAGAATCTCTCAACCCTCAGTAAGTGTCAGGAAATGCCCCTCGGGGCTTGGTTGGAAGCAGCCAATTTGGGCTGGTCAAATCAGTGGACAAACTTCTGGTGTCCTCATACAAATTCTTTCTCTGATAGCCTCAGAGTAATTTGGGGTAGCAAGTATACAATGGGCTGGCCCAGCAATAGgtacattaaacaaattttttttaatgttttatgtatttttgagagagcacaagtgagggaaaggcagagagtgagggggacagaggatctgaagcagactctgagttgacagcagtgagcctgatatggggcttgaactcatgaactatgagattatgacctgatccgaagtcggatgctcaactttTGCCACCCAGGTGCACGAGCAAtaggtacatttttaaaacatagaaaaccAGACACTTTGAAGTATAGTCAGTATTCACTCTAATCCCAACAACTCCAGCCCCACAATGCTCCAACCATAGTTTCCTCTTTAGTAAAATGAGGGAGTAGATATTCTCCAAGGTGCTAATCAACTTGGTCCTTCTTTGATTCAATGACACTATATACAGGGTATACTGAATACAGCTATGTCCACTGATGAGGCCACGGTGTGAATAAGGgttataatcaaaatatttaacaagtaCCAGGCTGGTAATCTCTACCAATGGATTCCAGCTAAATATTACCCTGGATGTGGGCCTCCCACCATGACTCAGGATCTACATTATTTTGATGGAAAACTGATCTTGTATCTTGGATTTTAAAGCATTTCTCAATATTTAGGAACCTACCTTCATAATTCCTATGTTATGATAAATACAGTTGTAGAAATCAcagttttcaattattattatctACGATGCTTTTTATTACCCTTTTTAAAATCCCTAAATGTTTCCAGGGACCAATGTTAGCAagttactatattttaaaagatccatcaaaaagaaaaaagtcaaaggtATTagtttaagaattagaaaatagtCTTAAAACATTCATCTTCTGCTAAAGCACgcacacaaagaataaaataggccATAAGCTTCCATTGATGGATACCACATAAATtaatttgggtcatttccagAAGGTTCAGGGAGTTGCTACTTGGCAGATTAAAGGTTTAGAACGATTTATTGATCTTGATTTGACTCGCTGATCCATGAAGcaacaaaataacatttacacCATTGTACTTCCTTTATGAGTACAACCTACTTGTAATGGAATAGAAGACTTGCTTGCCAAAATTAATTTAATgggttaaattaattaattaattaattaacggGTAAGCAAGTCTTCTATTCCATTACAAGTAGGTTGAACTTGCAAAGGAAATACAATGGtgtaattgttattttattacttcATGGAGCAGTGAGGCAAATCAAGATGGGTGTACCATTCTAAACCTTTATTTAATCTGCCAGGTTGCAGCTCCCTGAACCTTCTGGAAACATGACAGAGAGAAGGAGTCTTTGAGCTACTATTGCCTTTGAGCTACTATATTTGCAATCTGGAGAAAGCaggtcattaaaaaatatatttattgttataaaaGTTATCGGATTTGTTGTAGATcatttgaaagcaaaagaaaagtggaaagagtAATTAAAATTCTCCCATATTCCTAACAGTCAGTGGAACTGAGCAATGTTTATTTTGGGCCATTTTTTAGGTGCCTACATATATGACTCAGgtgtaaatttatatatttatatatttacaatatatattattatattatatatattattatatatataatatatataataatatatataatataataatatatattatatataatataatatattatatataatataattatattaatatattggtatatataacaatatattatattatattatattattataatatatataacaatatattatattgtattgtattatattatattatattatattatattataatttatattataagaTTTCACCTTACGATTGGGACTTTGGGTTTTATAGCTAATTATTGTAGGCATATAAGGAATACAGTGACTTgtgcttaattattttttatctaattTGCTAATATCTTAATAATTCTAAGAGTTTACCAGTTTTTTATCCTATCTTGAGTTTTCTATTTagacaattttattattttcaaattattcttttctttcttgtttccattatttaagcattttgtttctctttgcctAAAAATGTTTAGAGTAATGAGAAATACCTGaagtaacaaattttttttaatgttttattttattttttgagagacagagtgtgagcaggggaggggcagagagagagagagagacacagaatccaaagcaggctccaggttctgagctgtcagcacacagcctgatgtgggacttgaacccatggatatgagatcatgacctgagccaaagtcagacactcaaccaactgagccactcagtctccACCACTCCCTtccctacccgccccccaccGTGTCTGATTTTAATAGAAATGTCACTACTACTTCACCATTATGAATGATACTGATTTGTAGTGGATATGGCCTATCTCATAAAATGGTGTTCTTCCACTTAAAGTAACTAcaagcagtttttttcttttttctttaagtatgtATGTAGACATTTATGAATTGTCCTTTGGaaaattttcctccttttaagCCCACAAGTTTGCTAAGTATATTAATAGATTTACTAATATGAAATCATCCTCTCCTATAAAATATATTAGGTAATGGTGGCTTTCATTTCTTGTACTTAGGATTTCTGCACACAAGTTATCAAATGGGAATAGTGTAGGataattccattttcttgctATTATCGTTACATTTGAGTATCAGACTttgctaactttaaaaaatgaattggaagTCTTTCATCTTTTATAAGCTAAGAAAATTTAtattacatgaaaattatatttacattgatagtttaaaataatttgtatgtaAGGTATAGGAGCCTAGCGCCTACACATGGAAGCACAttactgcctattttttttccttttttttttttttttttcaattgtagcTGGTTTATTTGGTTTGGGGACTGTTCTTGAATTGATTGTTGAAATTTAGGAGCAGATAGTATACcaaggttattttatttatttttggcctcTGGTTATGCTGCCTTTACAATTCCTAATTTTGTGTATCTTGACAATTTTCTTGctgatttgatatatatttattccttTGTAAGGACTTTTGATCACTTTATAAGGACTTATGATCAATTCTTCtgctgtttctatttttactaGCTATTCACTTTCACTTTTAGCATGATATTTCTCCAAATCTCCTTATACAGGTTGTTGGTAGAAGGACCTCATTCCCTGATTCTAGGGAACACTGGAAGAAAGGATTTATAGCTCTCTTATAAGGAGGGGGGATACCGAGGTAGTTGTGTAACTCACCTGGAACTTGGGTGAGGACATTGAGGTGAAGACTGAGCGTTAATGAGAGATGTGTGGCCTGAGGAGTGGGAAAATACCCACTAGAGACCCGTGGGAATTTACCCTGGGGCTTGGCATTTGAGAGTGAGTCCGTGTATTTTTCTCGAATAACTAAATTAGGAAGATTGATCCCTTTCAGGGACACATGGACCCAGAATCCAGGACCAATGGAACAGCTGTTACTGAGTTCATCCTGCTGGGCTTAGTGGAGACACCAGGGCTACGGCCAGTTGTCTTTGTAGTCTTCCTCTTAGCCTATCTGCTCACTGTTGGGGGCAACCTCAGCATCCTGGCCGCCATCTTGGTAGagaacaaactccacacccccatgtacttcttcctggggAACCTATCAGTGCTGGACGTTGGGTGTATCACCGTCACTGTTCCTTCAATGTTGGCTCGTCTCCTGTCCCACAAGCATACCGTTCCCTATGGAGCCTGCCTCACacagcttttcttctttcatcaGTTGGCTGGTGTGGACTGCTTCCTGTTGACAGCCATGGCCTATGACCGATTCCTGGCCATCTGCCAGCCCCTCACCTACAGCACCCGAATGAGCCAGACAATCCAGAGGATATTGGTGGCTGTGTCCTGGGCTTTAGCCTTCACTAATGCACTGACCCACACAGTAGCCATATCCACCCTGAACTTCTGTGGTCCCAGTGTGATCAATCACTTCTACTGTGACCTCCCACAGCTCTTCCAGCTCTCTTGCTCCAGCACCCAACTCAATGAGCTGCTACTCTTTGGTCTGGGTATCCTCATGGCGGGTGCACCTGTGATTCTCATTGTCACCTCCTACATCCATGTGGCAGCTGCAGTCCTACGAATCCGTTCTGCTGAGGGCAGGAAGAAAGCCTTCTCCACATGTGGTTCTCACCTCACTGTGGTTGGCATATTCTATGGGACAGGTGTCTTCAGCTACATGAGGCTGGGCTCAGTGGAAGCTTCAGACAAAGACAAAGGGATTGGCATCCTCAACACTGTCATCAGCCCCATGCTGAACCCACTCATCTACAGCCTTCGGAACCCTGATGTACAGGGGGCTCTGTGGCAGGTGCTCACGGGGAAGCGAGCCCTTGCATAAAAGTGTATCAGGAGGGTAGAACCACAGGAAGTGTTTCCTGTCTCTCCTAGATCCTTGAGCAAGATGACTTTTGTTATGAAGTGAGACTCCTTGCTCCCCAAGGAGGCTCTCCCTGATAATGTGTGTGTGGGTTCTGTAAACCAGAATCCTTGACTAGTTGCCTTTTGGGCCTAGCTACTCTTCCCACTCCAGATGGAGGTGGAACCCAGGAAGCTCTGTATCCTGAGAGACTCATGGTCCTACAGGCAGgaccttttgtttattttttgctgagTTCCCCAAAAATAGACCAGCAAAGATTCTTTCCAAACTAGAATATGGAAAGTCACAGCTTGGTACCAAATATTAGTACACCCTCTTGTCTGGATTCCCCTGAAATAGCTCCCCCAACGTGCTTTGACACAAGGATCCCACACAAGGTTCTGGACCCAGTACAGTATAACTTGAGACACTGAGTGCCCTGTCTGCATTGCAAGATTCTGAGGTATTTAGCAGTGGAGGAGTTATACTTCCTttgggacttcttttttttttttttctgaaatggaaatatcactcattgattttaaatttcccattagaaattatgtttataaaaatgaaaacaaaacacaattttaccaatgaaaagtgaaaatcaaATCTTCACCCTCTCTGTCCAGACCTTTCATAATTCAATTTTCAAGAAGAAACCACTGTTAAGAATTTGGTGCTTCCCTTctaattttttatacatataaaaacatgtttatatatatgtcatatctATAGGGGCATGTTGTACCATGTCTTTTTGTTAAACGTTACTTGGTAGACTTTATTATCTGGCAAAATATCTAGAAACTTACCTCCTCTATTTTAATAATTGCCTAGTGCTAATTTATTAAT from Panthera leo isolate Ple1 chromosome E1, P.leo_Ple1_pat1.1, whole genome shotgun sequence carries:
- the LOC122206693 gene encoding olfactory receptor 3A1-like, which gives rise to MDPESRTNGTAVTEFILLGLVETPGLRPVVFVVFLLAYLLTVGGNLSILAAILVENKLHTPMYFFLGNLSVLDVGCITVTVPSMLARLLSHKHTVPYGACLTQLFFFHQLAGVDCFLLTAMAYDRFLAICQPLTYSTRMSQTIQRILVAVSWALAFTNALTHTVAISTLNFCGPSVINHFYCDLPQLFQLSCSSTQLNELLLFGLGILMAGAPVILIVTSYIHVAAAVLRIRSAEGRKKAFSTCGSHLTVVGIFYGTGVFSYMRLGSVEASDKDKGIGILNTVISPMLNPLIYSLRNPDVQGALWQVLTGKRALA